In Aegilops tauschii subsp. strangulata cultivar AL8/78 chromosome 3, Aet v6.0, whole genome shotgun sequence, one genomic interval encodes:
- the LOC141042887 gene encoding protein FAR1-RELATED SEQUENCE 5-like encodes MDDVDDILKTVNFFREMKAINREFFCDMQLDESDRVKNIFWANASCRGAYQDFGDCVTFDTTYKTNKYHMPLGVFVGTNNHLQTTFFGFALIRDEDADSFRWLFKTFLRCMRGKAPTCILTDQCPAMALAIPDAFGNTVHKLCRWHIMKKYMEHLTYLYYLHEDFKDEFTSILNWPLMPTEFEDAWKGLMDRYNLHDDATMVAMWNEREKWISAYFKEIFCAKMTST; translated from the exons ATGGATGATGTGGACGACATCCTAAAGACTGTCAACTTCTTTAGGGAGATGAAAGCTATAAACAGGGAATTCTTCTGTGACATGCAACTCGATGAGTCCGACAGAGTTAAGAACATATTCTGGGCGAATGCAAGCTGCCGAGGGGCCTATCAGGACTTCGGTGACTGCGTAACATTTGACACCACATATAAGACCAACAAGTACCATATGCCACTTGGGGTGTTTGTCGGTACTAACAACCACTTACAGACTACATTCTTTGGTTTCGCCCTGATAAGAGATGAGGATGCAGATTCATTCAGATGGTTGTTCAAGACATTTTTAAGGTGCATGAGAGGGAAGGCTCCTACATGCATCCTCACAG ACCAGTGCCCGGCAATGGCTTTGGCGATCCCAGATGCTTTCGGGAACACAGTACACAAGTTGTGCCGCTGGCACATTATGAAGAAGTACATGGAACACCTCACATACCTGTACTACCTGCACGAAGACTTTAAGGATGAATTCACATCAATCCTCAACTGGCCCCTCATGCCAACTGAGTTTGAGGATGCCTGGAAAGGACTCATGGATAGGTACAACCTCCATGATGATGCCACGATGGTGGCCATGTGGAACGAGCGTGAGAAATGGATATCAGCCTACTTCAAAGAAATTTTCTGCGCCAAAATGACATCCACATAG